The Paramisgurnus dabryanus chromosome 6, PD_genome_1.1, whole genome shotgun sequence genome has a window encoding:
- the LOC135767223 gene encoding midnolin-like — MDRNSEVRDFMNLSISCTTGTCLELPVPLEETVDGLKRRLSQKLRVHRDRLMLLLRDTRLSSGKLQDFGVRDGSRLTLVPTVETGLMSQSWRPEQSVLQALESLTDAQISDFLSGRSPLTLTLRVGDHMMFVQLQLSAQQTVPSVSRGPTGTNQTPKVMGTNESLRGLSSPQRDREVLKTAPSPPCSQSVHSPTPATPRLQAESSVQNSRQQHKPGAFIESLVNHAPGVFSGTFSGTLHPSCQDCSGHPRRDITTILQILNDLLSATRHYQGSPPTLAHLSCRTPCPPASPRSPTPTSEKQQQSGPLRRPSTEHLRQTENKATRCKVEQLQLLLQQRRLRRKARRDPRGPYRWPTDRKAARRHSNSSLSSNSSLDLGFEEPVWKPEVQTDMNAEFVVA, encoded by the exons ATGGATCGGAACAGTGAGGTGCGGGACTTCATGAATCTGTCTATCAGCTGCACGACCGGAACCTGTCTCGAGCTCCCGGTTCCGCTGGAGGAGACAGTGGACGGACTGAAGAGGAGACTGTCCCAAAAACTGCGAGTCCACAGAGACAGACTGATGCTGCTACTGCGAGACAC GCGGTTGAGCTCCGGAAAACTGCAGGATTTTGGTGTTCGTGACGGAAGCAGGTTGACGTTGGTTCCCACAGTTGAAACTGGACTGATG TCACAGTCATGGCGGCCGGAGCAGTCGGTCCTGCAGGCATTAGAGAGTCTAACAGATGCACAG ATTAGTGATTTTCTGTCGGGGCGCTCACCGTTGACCCTCACCCTGCGTGTGGGTGATCATATGATGTTTGTGCAGCTGCAGTTGTCTGCACAGCAGACGGTGCCGTCCGTCTCCAGGGGTCCTACAGGCACCAACCAGACCCCTAAAGTGATGGGCACTAATGAATCCTTGAGGGGCTTGAGTTCTCCCCAGCGGGACCGGGAAGTCCTTAAGACCGCCCCTTCACCTCCCTGCAGCCAAAGTGTTCATAGCCCCACCCCTGCCACACCCCGCCTTCAG GCTGAGAGCAGTGTTCAAAACTCCAGACAGCAACACAAACCAGGTGCTTTTATCGAGAGTCTCGTGAACCACGCGCCCGGAGTTTTCTCAGGAACATTCTCTG GTACTCTACATCCCAGCTGTCAGGACTGCAGTGGCCATCCTCGCCGTGACATCACCACAATCCTTCAGATCTTAAACGACCTCTTGAGTGCCACGCGTCACTATCAGGGCTCCCCTCCGACCCTGGCACACCTCAGCTGTCGGACACCCTGCCCTCCTGCATCGCCCCGCTCACCCACACCTACCTCAGAGAAACAGCAGCAGAGCGGGCCGCTGCGCAGACCCTCCA CTGAACACTTGCGGCAGACGGAGAATAAAGCCACGCGCTGCAAAGTGGAGCAGCTTCAACTCTTACTGCAGCAGAGACGCCTGCGACGGAAGGCAAGGAGAGACCCACGCGGGCCGTACCGCTGGCCAACCGACCGCAAGGCCGCACGTCGTCATAGCAACAGCAGCCTGTCCAGCAACAGTTCCCTTGACCTGGGCTTCGAGGAGCCTGTCTGGAAACCAGAGGTGCAGACGGACATGAATGCCGAGTTTGTCGTGGCCTAA